A section of the Candidatus Neomarinimicrobiota bacterium genome encodes:
- a CDS encoding proline iminopeptidase — protein SDLHKIRVPTLTIGGAYDTMDPEHMKWMASEVNHGRYLHCPNGSHLAMYDDQQIYFAGLIDFIKDVDRGDF, from the coding sequence ATCCGATCTGCACAAGATACGAGTGCCTACACTCACTATAGGCGGCGCATACGATACGATGGATCCGGAACATATGAAGTGGATGGCGAGTGAAGTCAATCACGGAAGATACCTGCACTGTCCGAACGGGAGTCACCTTGCGATGTATGACGACCAACAAATTTACTTCGCGGGATTGATAGATTTCATTAAAGATGTGGACAGAGGAGATTTCTGA